Proteins co-encoded in one Quercus robur chromosome 8, dhQueRobu3.1, whole genome shotgun sequence genomic window:
- the LOC126695177 gene encoding SH2 domain-containing protein B-like has protein sequence MVNDIESREYSLLKDFRVEIEEEEEGTTFSLCFWVYLISSSTSLPATIIQQVHSDSVGSAPFLVLDEKKRMMLLPLLLLHKEAPDPENSTSWLEAPHASMEIEFPYEKWIHVGCEVSTDFVRLNIDGEIVGEKSLSSLINKDSPTSSFGKLALANIGGHCDSLQGYVHNVEVLPPALSIKDHWGKDVPLKLSIDNSSASEIEVGDDGVWSIVGGKASCRRNFSLDVVLLNASGQPVNKDVEVVASLLYADNGALVENTTDAEAPLLASYDGIEYASCERPSKMLQGRASFKLKISQLSSKCDNRLFRIRFHMLKSGSYPFFEAFSPPIRCISRGRNARGSSLMWKRSTSTFHPVNISQSSRVDEGSLELEHSSIYEARPYSSSKRVRSGHYKLSTTFETDPNLKRPDEECNSHPWTVNQVENEFGRSLEGRPENLEEADDSLSDSESTEERNSPFKSISSGKSPISDVTIFKYSLSALTERSFMLKEIAMSASDNELSEFAHQVSLYSGCSHHRHQISIAKRLIEEGTKAWSLISQNNHYIRWENAVFEIEEYFMKIAHCSSRSLTQQDFELLRSIAGCQEYLAQENFEKMWCWLYPVAFTLSRDWINALWSSTSPKWIEGFITKEEAESSLQGPRGLQEPGTFILRFPTSRSWPHPDAGNLIVTYVGSDYTLHHRLISLDQIYGSSSSEMNVKPLQDMLMVEPELSRLGRIIRSH, from the exons ATGGTTAATGATATAGAAAGTAGAGAGTACTCGCTTTTGAAGGATTTTAGAGTGGAAattgaggaggaagaagaagggaCTACTTTCTCTCTTTGCTTTTGGGTTTACCTCATCAGCTCCTCCACTTCATTACCTGCTACAATCATTCAACAG GTGCACTCAGATAGTGTTGGTAGTGCTCCTTTTCTTGTTCtagatgaaaaaaagagaatgatgCTTCTGCCATTGCTTCTCTTGCACAAAGAAGCTCCTGATCCTGAAAATTCCACTTCCTGGCTTGAAGCTCCACATGCATCCATGGAAATTGAGTTTCCTTATGAAAAGTGGATTCATGTTGGATGTGAG GTTTCTACTGATTTTGTTCGGCTCAATATTGATGGAGAGATTGTGGGGGAGAAGTCACTGTCTTCCTTGATTAACAAAGATTCGCCCACAAGTAGTTTTGGGAAGTTAGCCTTGGCTAATATTGGTGGACACTGTGACAGTCTGCAGGGTTATGTCCACAATGTTGAAGTCTTACCTCCAGCTTTATCTATTAAGGACCACTGGGGAAAG GATGTGCCTCTAAAATTATCTATCGATAATTCATCTGCCTCTGAAATTGAAGTAGGTGATGATGGTGTTTGGAGTATTGTTGGTGGCAAG GCATCGTGTCGCCGGAACTTTTCTCTGGATGTTGTTTTATTGAATGCCTCAGGCCAGCCTGTAAATAAGGATGTTGAG GTTGTTGCTTCACTTTTATATGCTGATAATGGGGCACTTGTGGAGAACACAACCGATGCAGAAGCTCCTCTTTTGGCTAGCTATGACGGAATTGAATATGCTTCTTGTGAAAGACCAAGTAAAATGTTGCAGGGACGTGCATCCTTCAAGCTCAAGATATCTCAG ctTTCATCCAAGTGTGATAATAGACTTTTCCGTATCAGATTTCACATGTTGAAAAGTGGAAGTTATCCTTTCTTTGAGGCATTCTCACCTCCAATTCGTTGTATATCACGGGGCCGTAATGCTCGAGGGTCCTCTCTGATGTGGAAAAGATCAACTTCTACCTTCCATCCTGTTAATATATCTCAGTCATCTAGAGTGGATGAAGGGTCCTTAGAACTTGAGCACAGCTCCATATATGAAGCAAGACCCTATTCATCATCAAAGCGGGTTAGGTCTGGACATTATAAACTATCTACAACCTTTGAGACTGATCCTAACTTGAAGAGACCTGATGAGGAATGCAACTCTCATCCCTGGACAGTTAATCAG GTTGAGAATGAGTTCgggaggagtttggaggggAGACCTGAAAACCTTGAAGAAGCAGATGACTCGCTTTCTGATTCTGAGAGTACTGAAGAAAGAAATTCACCTTTTAAGAGTATTTCAAGTGGAAAAAGCCCAATATCAGACGTTACCATTTTCAAATACTCTCTCTCAGCCTTAACTGAGAGGTCTTTTATGCTCAAGGAGATTGCTATGTCTGCTTCTGACAATGAGCTTTCAGAATTCGCTCATCAGGTGTCTCTGTATTCGGGATGTTCACACCACAG GCACCAAATTAGCATTGCAAAGAGATTGATAGAGGAAGGAACAAAAGCTTGGAGTTTGATTTCACAAAACAACCACTACATTCGTTGGGAGAATGCGGTTTTTGAAATTGAAGAATACTTTATGAAGATTGCTCATTGCAGTTCTAGATCTCTCACACAAcag gaCTTTGAGCTTCTGCGGAGTATCGCTGGTTGCCAAGAATATCTGGCCCAAGAGAACTTTGAGAAGATGTGGTGTTGGTTATACCCGGTAGCTTTCACGCTATCTAGAGACTGGATTAATGCATTATGGAGTTCTACTTCACCTAAATGGATAGAAGGATTCATAACAAAAGAAGAAGCAGAATCTTCACTTCAAGGTCCGAGGGGCCTTCAAGAGCCCGGGACGTTTATACTCCGGTTTCCTACTTCAAGGAGCTGGCCTCACCCTGATGCTGGCAACTTAATTGTGACTTATGTTGGCAGTGATTACACTCTTCACCACAGGCTTATTTCCCTTGATCAAATTTATGG TTCCAGTTCCAGTGAAATGAATGTAAAACCACTGCAAGATATGCTAATGGTAGAGCCTGAGCTGTCTCGGTTGGGAAG GATAATAAGAAGTCATTAA